A portion of the Chryseobacterium tructae genome contains these proteins:
- a CDS encoding NAD(P)/FAD-dependent oxidoreductase, with amino-acid sequence MISIWEQETFYRKRDIIIIGGGFSGLWTAISIKEQFPEKSVLIIERNRVPLGASTRNAGFACFGSLTEVIADSRKMGWEKTLDLVKMRFDGLQKIRQYFKNDEIDFEGNGGYEILNNDEPLLYINEVNDKLKSITGLEETYSLNQDKIKEFGLGKSQFLVENPCEGGLHSGKLLQKLLEKCYELKIEFLFGTEVKEIQETRNEVSVHFSDGVFVNGDQLIHCTNAFSSKFLEKEDIVPARGQILLTEPIENLKLKGTFHYDEGFYYFRNVGNRVLLGGGRNQDFKTEETIAFETTEFLQDHLENFLREVILPDQDFKVALRWSGIMAMGSDKTPIVKQVSDRQFCAVRLSGMGVALAPKIGETVRKMMGLR; translated from the coding sequence ATGATCAGCATCTGGGAACAGGAAACTTTTTACCGTAAAAGAGATATTATCATTATTGGAGGCGGATTTTCCGGGCTCTGGACGGCTATTTCCATTAAAGAGCAATTTCCTGAAAAATCTGTATTGATTATTGAAAGAAACAGAGTGCCATTAGGAGCCTCTACCCGAAATGCAGGGTTTGCCTGTTTTGGAAGCCTTACGGAAGTGATTGCCGATTCTCGGAAAATGGGTTGGGAAAAAACATTGGATCTTGTTAAAATGAGGTTCGATGGTCTTCAGAAGATCAGACAATATTTCAAAAATGATGAAATAGACTTTGAAGGCAATGGAGGATATGAAATTCTAAATAATGACGAGCCATTATTATATATCAATGAAGTCAATGACAAACTAAAGTCAATTACAGGACTTGAAGAAACTTATTCTTTAAATCAGGATAAAATAAAAGAATTTGGATTGGGTAAATCTCAATTTCTGGTTGAAAATCCTTGTGAGGGAGGTTTACATTCAGGGAAATTGCTGCAGAAACTTTTAGAGAAATGCTATGAATTGAAGATTGAATTTTTGTTTGGAACAGAAGTTAAAGAAATTCAGGAAACAAGAAATGAAGTGAGTGTTCATTTTTCGGATGGAGTTTTTGTTAATGGTGATCAATTAATTCATTGTACAAATGCATTCAGCTCAAAATTTTTGGAAAAAGAAGATATCGTTCCTGCACGTGGGCAGATTCTGCTTACTGAGCCTATAGAAAATTTAAAACTAAAGGGAACTTTTCACTATGATGAAGGATTTTATTACTTTAGAAATGTAGGAAACAGAGTCTTATTGGGTGGTGGCAGGAATCAGGATTTTAAAACCGAGGAAACTATTGCTTTTGAAACTACTGAGTTTCTGCAAGATCACTTAGAGAACTTTTTAAGGGAAGTAATCTTACCGGATCAAGACTTTAAAGTTGCTTTGCGTTGGTCTGGAATTATGGCCATGGGTTCAGACAAAACGCCGATTGTAAAACAGGTTTCAGACCGACAATTTTGTGCAGTAAGGCTTTCCGGAATGGGAGTAGCGTTGGCTCCAAAGATAGGTGAAACTGTGAGAAAAATGATGGGGTTGCGGTAA